Below is a window of Variovorax sp. TBS-050B DNA.
TGCGTGAGGAAGCGCACGTAGGCCTGGGTGGTGGAGATCTCGCGGCCCTCGGCCGTGGGCTCGATCACCGCCTTGAAGGTCTCGAGCGAGGGCACGGTGAAGCTCTCGTCGGCCTTGGTGCGGCGGTGCGGCAGGTAGCCGCCGAGGGCCTTGCGGCGCTCGTGCAGGTACTTCATCTCGGGCGTGTCGTCGGCCGGCTTGTAGAACGGCAGGTCGGCGATCTGGCTGTCCGGGATCGGGATGTTGAAGCGGTCGCGGAAGGCCTTGATGTCGTCGTCGTTGAGCTTCTTGGTCTGGTGGACCGTGTTCTTGCCCTCGCCGATCTTGCCCATGCCGAAGCCCTTGACGGTCTTGACGAGCAGCACCGTCGGCTGGCCCTTGTGGTTCTGCGCCGCATGGAAGGCGGCGTACACCTTCTGCGAGTCGTGGCCGCCGCGCTGCAGGTTCCAGACCTCGTCGTCGGTCATGTGCTCGACCATCTTGAGCGTGCGCGGATCGCGGCCGAAGAAGTTCTTGCGGACGTAGGCGCCGTCGTTGGCCTTGAAGGCCTGGTAGTCGCCGTCGTTGCACTCCATCATGATCTTGCGCAGCGCGCCGTCGTGGTCCTTTTCGAGCAGGGCGTCCCAGCCCTTGCCCCAGATCAGCTTGATGACGTTCCAGTTCGCGCCGCGGAACTCGCCTTCGAGCTCCTGGATGATCTTGCCGTTGCCGCGCACCGGACCGTCGAGGCGCTGCAGGTTGCAGTTGATGACGAAGATCAGGTTGTCGAGGTTCTCGCGCGCCGCCAGGCCGATGGCGCCCAGCGATTCGACCTCGTCCATTTCGCCGTCGCCGCAGAACACCCAGACCTTGCGGTTCTCGGTGTTGGCGATGCCGCGCGCGTGCAGGTACTTGAGGAAGCGCGCCTGGTAGATCGCCATCAGCGGACCCAGGCCCATCGAGACGGTGGGGAACTGCCAGAACTCGGGCATCAGCTTCGGATGCGGGTAGCTGGAGAGGCCCTTGCCATCCACTTCCTGGCGGAAGTTGAGCAGCTGCTCTTCGGAGAGGCGGCCTTCGAGGTAGGCGCGCGCATAGATGCCGGGCGAGACGTGGCCCTGGATGTAGAGCAGGTCGCCGCCGTGGCCTTCGCTCTCGGCGTGCCAGAAGTGGTTGAAGCCCGCACCGAACATGCTGGCCAGCGAGGCGAAGGAGCCGATGTGGCCCCCGAGGTCGCCGCCTTCGGCCGGGTGGTGGCGGTTGGCCTTGACCACCATCGCCATCGCGTTCCAGCGCATGTAGGCGCGCAGACGCTGCTCGATCTCGAGGTTGCCGGGGCTGCGGGCCTCCTGCGAGGGCTCGATCGTGTTGACGTAGCCCGTATTGGCCGAGAACGGCATGTCGACGGTGTTCTGCCGTGCGTGCTCGAGGAGCTGCTCCAGCAGGAAATGAGCCCGCTCAGGCCCCTCGCTCTGAATCACGGAGGACAGAGCATCCATCCATTCACGGGTCTCCTGGCTGTCCGCGTCGTTCGCGGCGGAACCGAAGAGGTTCTCGGGATTTGCCGACATGCTTGTCTCTCCTTTAGGGCTGTGGCTGTAATTTAAGTGCGCCGGGGCGTTGAACGCGGCGGAGTTTCTCATAGAAATACTTCTATTCCAAATCGTGCATGGCGATTTCTCAATGTGATATTTCCGGGCAGGGCCGACCGCGCCGTCATCAATGTCACCAATCTTTTCCGCCGTGATGGCAAAGGGCTTCACCTAAACTCGAAAGATGCCCTTTTCCTCCCCGCTGGCGGCCGCCCGCAGCGCCGTGAACGTGTCCGTCCTCTCCTGGTGGCGGCGCTGGTGGCGCCGGCAGACGCCGGTGCTGCAGGACGCCGTCGCCATGCTCGCGCCGATCGCGGCGGTGCTGCTGTTTCTCGCGGCCATCGTCTCCGCCTTCTGGTACCTGCGCACTGAGGAGGTCGAACGCGAGCAGGAGTCGGTGCGGCGCGACGTCGAATACGCCCAGCAGCGCATGCGCCTGCGCCTGCTCGAGCGGCAGGAGCAGTTGATGCGCCTCGCGCGCGACGCGTCCAACCGCGAGATCGACCCGGTCGAGTTCGCGAGCCGCGCGGAGTCGCTGGTGAGCCAGTTTCCCGAATTGCAGACGGTCACCTGGATCGACGACCGGCGCCG
It encodes the following:
- the aceE gene encoding pyruvate dehydrogenase (acetyl-transferring), homodimeric type is translated as MSANPENLFGSAANDADSQETREWMDALSSVIQSEGPERAHFLLEQLLEHARQNTVDMPFSANTGYVNTIEPSQEARSPGNLEIEQRLRAYMRWNAMAMVVKANRHHPAEGGDLGGHIGSFASLASMFGAGFNHFWHAESEGHGGDLLYIQGHVSPGIYARAYLEGRLSEEQLLNFRQEVDGKGLSSYPHPKLMPEFWQFPTVSMGLGPLMAIYQARFLKYLHARGIANTENRKVWVFCGDGEMDEVESLGAIGLAARENLDNLIFVINCNLQRLDGPVRGNGKIIQELEGEFRGANWNVIKLIWGKGWDALLEKDHDGALRKIMMECNDGDYQAFKANDGAYVRKNFFGRDPRTLKMVEHMTDDEVWNLQRGGHDSQKVYAAFHAAQNHKGQPTVLLVKTVKGFGMGKIGEGKNTVHQTKKLNDDDIKAFRDRFNIPIPDSQIADLPFYKPADDTPEMKYLHERRKALGGYLPHRRTKADESFTVPSLETFKAVIEPTAEGREISTTQAYVRFLTQLLRDKALGPRVVPILVDEARTFGMEGLFRQIGIYNPHGQQYTPVDKDQVMYYKEDKAGQILQEGINEAGGMSSWIAAATSYSTNNRIMVPFYVYYSMFGFQRIGDLAWAAGDMQARGFLLGGTSGRTTLNGEGLQHEDGHSHILANTIPNCVSYDPTFSHEVGVILHHGLKRMVERQDNVFYYLTLLNENYPMPGLQPGTEEQIIKGMYLSKQGPALKAKAPTVQLLGSGSILRESFFAQELLEKDWGVSASVWSCPSFNELTRDGQDADRWNLLHPSETPRVPFVTEQLSGTTGPVVASTDYMKAYAEQIRPFIPKGRTYKVLGTDGFGRSDFRSKLREHFEVNRHYIVLAALKALSEDGTVPVAKVAEAIKKYGINVDKINPLYA